The genomic DNA CACCCGTTCGGACGCGCAGGGGGTTGCGGCGGCCCCGAACGAGGCGCAGCGCGCCGGCGAGCGCGCCCTCGACGCGCACTTCCAACGCCTCGGCATCGCCGCGACGGCCGAGGCCACGCCGCACGGCCATCGCGTGCGCTATGCGCTGCCGAGCCCGCCGCCCTTCGTCTCGCTGATCATTCCGACGCGCAACGCGCTCGCGCTGGTGCGCCAGTGCATCGAGAGCATCGTGGCGGAGACGGCCTATCCGCACTACGAGATCCTGCTGGTCGACAACGGCTCGGACGATGCCGAAGCGCTGGCGTACTTTGCCGAACTCGGCGCGCAGCCCGGCATCACCGTGATCCGCGACGACCGCGACTTCAACTACTCGGCCCTCAACAACGCGGCCGTGGCACGCGCCCGCGGCGAGGTCGTGGGCCTGCTCAACAACGACATCGAGGTCACCTCGCCCGGCTGGCTCGACGAGATGGTGTCGATCGCGCTGCAGCCCGGCGTGGGTGCCGTGGGCGCGAAGCTGCTCTATCCTGACCGGACCGTGCAGCATGGCGGCGTGCTGCTCGGCGTCGGCGGCATCGCGGGCCATGCGCACAAGCACCTGTCCGCGGACGATCCGGGACATGGCGGCCGTGCCCGGCGCATGCAGACCTTCAGCGCCGTGACGGCCGCCTGCCTGGTGGTGCGCAAGGTGCTCTACGAACAGGTCGGCGGGCTCGACGAGGAGCGCCTGGGCGTCGCTTTCAACGACGTCGACTTCTGCCTGCGCCTGCGTGCGGCCGGCTACCGCAATGTCTGGACCCCGTATGCCGAACTGCTGCACCACGAGTCGGCCACGCGCGGGCTCGAGATCGCGGCCGGATCGCGCGACCGGCTGGCGCGCGAGTCCGCCTGGATGACCGAGCGCTGGGGCGCGCTGCTGGGCGACGATCCGGCCTACAACCCCAACCTGACGCTGGACACCGAGGACTTCGACCTCGCCTGGCCACCGCGCGTCGCGCCCTTGTGCCCATGAGTGCAATTGATATCTCCGTCGCCCTGTGCACCCACAACGGTGCCCGCTTCCTGCGCGAGCAGGTGCGCAGCATCTGCCTGCAGACCCTGCCGCCCCGGGAGATCGTGCTGTCCGACGACGCCTCACGCGATGGCTCGGTCGCGGTCGCGCGCGCCGCGGTCGAGGAATGCGCGCTGGAGCGGCTAGACGCGGCCGTGGCACTGCGCGTGTTCGAGAACGCGACGCCCTTGCGCGTGGTCAAGAACTTCGAGCAGGCCATCGGCGCCTGCCGCGGCGAACTCATCGCGCTCAGCGATCAGGACGATGTCTGGGTGCCCGACCGGCTCGCGCGGATGGCGGCCGCCTTCGCGCACGACCCCGCGCTGCTGCTGCTGCACACCGATGCGCGCCTGGTGGATGCAGGGGGCCAAGGCCTGGGCCAGACGCTGTTCCATGCGCTCGAGGTCACGCCGGTCGAACTCGAACGCATCCACAGTGGCCGGGCCTTCGACGTGTTCTTGCGCCGCAACCTCGTGACCGGCGCCACCACCGTCTTTCGCCGCTCCCTGCTGACGGATGCCATGCCGCTGCCGGTCGAATGGGTGCACGACGAATGGCTGGGCATCATCGCGGCCGCGACCGGGCGCGTCGACGTGCTGGAAGACGCGCTGATCGACTACCGCCAGCACGAATCCAACCAGATCGGCGCGCGCCGCGACACCTTCCCCGACAAGGTGCGCAAGGCGCTGGCCTCCCGCGGCCGAACCCATCTCGACCGCGCGATCAAGGCCGAGCTCCTGCTTGCGCGGCTGCAGTCGCTTGGCGACCGGGTCGCGCCCGACACCCTCGAAAAGGTAAGCGGCAAGGTCGTGCATCAGCGTTTTCGCGCGGCCCTGCCGGCGTCGCGATGGGCCCGCTGCCTGCCGGTCCTGCGCGAAGCGATGACCGGCCGCTACGATGCCTTCGGCCGCGGCGTGCGCGGCGTGGTGCGCGACCTTTTCGAATCTGTGTAGGCTCGGTCCGCGCACACTTCCACCCCTTCAATGAACGCCTTGCCTGAAACATCCGCCGCCCGACCTGCGACATGGCCGACCGTCGTGGTCGTCATCCCGTTCTACAACGGCGCCGACTTCATCGAGCGCTCGGTGCGCAGCGTGTTCGCGCAGTCGGTGCCGGCCAGCGAGGTGATCGTCGTCAACGACGGCTCGCGCCCCGAGGAACGTGCGGCGCTGGATGGGCTGGCCGCGCGCTATCCGTTCCGCATCCTCGACAAGGAGAACGGCGGCCAG from Variovorax sp. PBL-E5 includes the following:
- a CDS encoding glycosyltransferase family 2 protein, with protein sequence MRQSTSWRVTAPLRWVSRYFQRIVRGTPPEVPMQRGGYAEWVAAYDSPGRNACEGLRREIEGWPVRPRLSILMPVQDCAVSSLRAAIASVQFQIYPAWVLRTVPAAAQSEALGALLAECAAADPRIKAGAGDAPAPGDWVVWFEPHAVLPAHALFCVAREIVAHPEARMVYADEDAIDAAGRRSDPFFKPDWNPDLFLSRNLFAPLGAFEGRLFQEAGGLREGFDGAQGHELALRCAERVDGVQIRHIPRVLSHTRSDAQGVAAAPNEAQRAGERALDAHFQRLGIAATAEATPHGHRVRYALPSPPPFVSLIIPTRNALALVRQCIESIVAETAYPHYEILLVDNGSDDAEALAYFAELGAQPGITVIRDDRDFNYSALNNAAVARARGEVVGLLNNDIEVTSPGWLDEMVSIALQPGVGAVGAKLLYPDRTVQHGGVLLGVGGIAGHAHKHLSADDPGHGGRARRMQTFSAVTAACLVVRKVLYEQVGGLDEERLGVAFNDVDFCLRLRAAGYRNVWTPYAELLHHESATRGLEIAAGSRDRLARESAWMTERWGALLGDDPAYNPNLTLDTEDFDLAWPPRVAPLCP
- a CDS encoding glycosyltransferase family 2 protein; the encoded protein is MSAIDISVALCTHNGARFLREQVRSICLQTLPPREIVLSDDASRDGSVAVARAAVEECALERLDAAVALRVFENATPLRVVKNFEQAIGACRGELIALSDQDDVWVPDRLARMAAAFAHDPALLLLHTDARLVDAGGQGLGQTLFHALEVTPVELERIHSGRAFDVFLRRNLVTGATTVFRRSLLTDAMPLPVEWVHDEWLGIIAAATGRVDVLEDALIDYRQHESNQIGARRDTFPDKVRKALASRGRTHLDRAIKAELLLARLQSLGDRVAPDTLEKVSGKVVHQRFRAALPASRWARCLPVLREAMTGRYDAFGRGVRGVVRDLFESV